One region of Culex pipiens pallens isolate TS chromosome 2, TS_CPP_V2, whole genome shotgun sequence genomic DNA includes:
- the LOC120419583 gene encoding uncharacterized protein LOC120419583, whose translation MAPKKGSFMSFFKDIYNDEFKWSLVKSASLFIVGVRVAKECVGLELMPAIPH comes from the exons ATGGCTCCAAAAAAGGGTAGCTTTATGTCATTCTTCAAGGATATCTACAACGACGAGTTCAAGTG GTCCCTCGTGAAGAGCGCATCGTTATTCATTGTAGGAGTTCGAGTTGCGAAGGAGTGCGTCGGTCTGGAGCTGATGCCGGCCATTCCACATTAA
- the LOC120419578 gene encoding chromobox protein homolog 3-like, with protein sequence MSNKKTAAAAAASAKNETPVEDEFSVEKILDRRVVNGKVEYFLKWKGYSNDDNTWEPEENLDCPDLIQAFEDARKKGKESKDESTSRKPGRKSTAADEAAKAPAAKRKSTASEDKKIGFDRGLEPEEILGATDHNGQLMFLMKWKDAANADLVPAKQANVKCPQIVIKFYESRLTWQTSEKKNDAKDDYA encoded by the exons ATGAGTAACAAGAAAACagcagcggcggcggcggcatcgGCCAAGAACGAAACCCCCGTGGAAGATGAGTTCTCCGTGGAGAAAATTCTGGACCGACGAGTGGTCAACGGCAAG gtcGAATACTTCCTCAAATGGAAGGGTTACTCAAACGATGACAACACCTGGGAACCGGAGGAGAACCTGGACTGTCCGGATCTGATTCAGGCGTTTGAGGATGCACGCAAGAAGGGAAAAGAAAGCAAGGACGAAAGCACCAGCAGGAAGCCTGGCCGGAAATCGACGGCCGCGGATGAAGCGGCTAAAGCGCCCGCCGCCAAGAGAAAATCGACTGCGTCAGAGGACAAAAAGATCGGCTTTGACCGGGGACTGGAGCCGGAGGAGATTCTGG GCGCAACCGATCATAACGGACAGCTGATGTTCTTGATGAAGTGGAAGGACGCGGCCAACGCAGACCTTGTGCCAGCCAAGCAGGCCAACGTCAAGTGTCCACAGATCGTGATCAAATTCTACGAGTCGCGTCTAACCTGGCAAACATCGGAGAAGAAAAATGATGCTAAGGACGATTATGCCTAA
- the LOC120419575 gene encoding uncharacterized protein LOC120419575: MTSFYSDRDRKVGRGYDTLMLKLLAQFGDDFGFNLDVELYRDYALTQTAILDVPEQSKRNRKAAQMRQDGNRLYVAKKFDDALLKYNESICFAEAGSDQLAMGYANRSAVYFEQGEFEFALANIALAKRHKYPENLMPKLVAREHNCWEKVEAKEKFHFSRMAINVNVNPKIPFVADGIAMKVYNDEHGRGLIAEKDFQAGAVIMNEKAVLTLTTLDAQYSNCGHCSVKLTYNLIPCPGCVSMLYCSEECLQENERFTHRFECAIADKLRNVMDYSTMIGPKQFFYGLTLFGDDVQAMMDYCNGEAGKGVGNPFELDFRKKDLLEQFKVMQKGGVHHITEVDYTYRVSAAAFYAQFMKHPLVSKIVKTKAQRDFMLHTFLKYIRSCYTLIMDKRVGHMHGPTVSMLTFVGALCNHSCDPNVFFSTRNGRYTLIVLRPIRKGEQIVTSYGPTWWEPCPGYKCTYTCRCPVCKKTNWTLKKKEFPQAAYRHLLLITAATHSTTGVINNADQLNMAQQFVNRYAENYHPGEVFGAAIRIYRQFLNAGLNLAETKLEQMRAVAFWEAFDD, from the exons ATGACGAGTTTCTACAGTGACCGTGACCGTAAGGTCGGCCGGGGATACGACACGCTGATGCTGAAGCTCCTCGCCCAGTTTGGCGACGATTTCGGTTTCAACCTGGACGTTGAGCTGTACCGCGACTATGCCCTCACGCAAACGGCAATCCTCGACGTTCCGGAGCAGAGCAAGCGCAACCGGAAGGCCGCCCAGATGCGCCAGGACGGCAATCGGCTGTACGTGGCCAAGAAGTTTGACGACGCGCTGCTCAAGTACAACGAAAGCATCTGCTTCGCCGAGGCCGGTTCCGATCAGCTGGCGATGGGATATGCGAATCG GTCCGCCGTTTACTTTGAGCAGGGAGAGTTCGAGTTTGCTCTGGCCAACATTGCCCTCGCCAAGAGGCACAAATATCCAGAGAACCTCATGCCGAAGCTGGTGGCCAGGGAGCACAATTGTTGGGAGAAAGTCGAAGCAAAGGAGAAGTTTCACTTTTCCCGGATGGCCATTAATGTCAACGTAAACCCCAAGATTCCGTTTGTGGCCGATGGAATCGCTATGAAGGTTTACAACGATGAGCATGGGCGCGGTCTGATCGCCGAGAAGGATTTCCAAGCCGGGGCCGTAATTATGAACGAGAAAGCGGTGCTGACGCTTACCACCCTGGATGCGCAATACTCCAACTGTGGCCACTGTTCCGTGAAGCTCACGTACAACTTGATTCCCTGTCCGGGTTGCGTGTCGATGCTGTACTGCAGCGAGGAATGTTTGCAGGAGAACGAACGGTTCACGCATCGCTTCGAATGCGCAATCGCGGACAAGCTCCGGAACGTAATGGACTATTCGACCATGATCGGGCCGAAACAGTTTTTCTACGGATTGACCCTGTTCGGGGACGACGTGCAGGCCATGATGGATTACTGCAACGGAGAGGCAGGAAAAGGCGTAGGAAATCCGTTCGAGTTGGACTTCCGCAAGAAGGATCTGCTTGAGCAGTTCAAAGTGATGCAGAAGGGCGGAGTTCACCACATCACCGAGGTAGACTACACCTATCGGGTGAGTGCCGCTGCATTTTACGCACAGTTTATGAAGCACCCACTGGTCTCTAAGATCGTCAAGACCAAAGCCCAGCGTGACTTTATGTTGCACACTTTTTTGAAGTACATCCGAAGCTGTTACACGCTGATCATGGACAAGCGAGTCGGTCACATGCATGGACCTACCGTCAGCATGCTTACCTTCGTGGGTGCGCTCTGTAACCATTCGTGCGACCCGAACGTTTTCTTTTCGACCCGCAATGGCCGGTACACGCTGATTGTGCTCCGACCGATCCGCAAAGGCGAACAAATCGTTACGTCTTACGGCCCAACCTGGTGGGAACCGTGCCCCGGGTACAAATGCACCTACACCTGTCGCTGTCCGGTTTGTAAGAAAACCAACTGGACCCTGAAGAAGAAGGAATTCCCGCAAGCGGCCTACAGACACCTGTTGTTGATAACTGCCGCGACTCATTCCACAACGGGGGTCATCAACAATGCGGACCAGCTCAACATGGCGCAGCAGTTTGTGAATCGTTACGCCGAAAACTATCATCCGGGTGAGGTCTTTGGCGCTGCGATCAGGATTTATCGACAGTTTCTGAACGCAGGATTGAACCTGGCAGAGACGAAGCTCGAACAGATGAGGGCGGTGGCCTTCTGGGAGGCATTTGACGATTAG
- the LOC120419577 gene encoding iron-sulfur cluster co-chaperone protein HscB, whose translation MLRSRIANMVHQLARNQWNARAYCSTTGVCWSCNKPLVKTDKFFCASCGSLQKVEQENYFQLLDMPCSFDLNSTKLTSNFRQLQAVLHPDKFSQRPEAEKNYSLEWSSLVNKAYKTLNVPIERGKYLLQQSGVEIAEENTSVDGEFLLDMMERNESVEEAESVAELEELAESLKTDIDRLYGELQQHFVKNSLDEAKKTLVRLKYLLNIESVVKEKLLKIKLQ comes from the exons ATGCTACGATCACGGATTGCAAACATGGTGCACCAGCTGGCCCGGAACCAGTGGAATGCAAGAGCCTACTGTTCAACTACTGGCGTTTGCTGGAGTTGCAACAAGCCTCTGGTGAAGACGGATAAATTTTTCTGCGCCTCCTGCGGTTCGCTGCAAAAAGTTGAACAAGAG AACTACTTCCAACTACTCGACATGCCCTGTTCCTTCGATCTGAACTCCACAAAATTAACATCAAACTTCCGACAGCTGCAAGCGGTACTGCATCCGGATAAGTTTAGCCAGAGGCCGGAAGCGGAAAAGAATTACTCGCTAGAGTGGAGTTCACTCGTGAACAAGGCGTACAAGACCCTGAACGTGCCCATCGAACGCGGAAAGTATCTTCTGCAGCAGAGTGGAGTGGAGATCGCGGAAGAAAACACCAGCGTGGACGGGGAATTTTTGCTGGATATGATGGAACGGAACGAATCGGTGGAGGAAGCCGAAAGCGTGGCTGAGCTGGAAGAACTCGCCGAAAGCTTGAAAACGGATATCGATCGATTGTACGGGGAGTTGCAGCAGCACTTTGTAAAAAACAGTTTAGACGAGGCCAAGAAGACGCTGGTTCGGTTAAAATATTTGCTTAATATAGAAAGCGTAGTAAAAgaaaaactgttgaaaattaagctgcaataa
- the LOC120419582 gene encoding N-acetylglucosamine-6-sulfatase-like: MDRTTSISLLLLSFVGGFVHCERPNFVLIVTDDQDIMLKGMNPMAKTQQLVANRGATFVNAFTTSPICCPSRSALLSGQYAHNTKTFNNSESGGCYGTHWREKVEPETVAALLERSGYSTFYAGKYLNEYHSDRVPSGWTQWYGLHGNSRYYNYTLNENGQIKFYQDEYLTDLLKTRTLEFITSIDATKTPFFAMVAPPAPHAPFTAADRHHHLFPDVEALKTKNFNLPCGPLEKHWLLTMPPVLSKKTLTYLDTIYRNRWRSLMAVDELVEAVISLLESKNLLNNTYIFYTSDNGYHIGQFSLPYDKRQPYETDIRVPFLVAGPKIAPKSLVNSPVALIDIAPTIAELAQLQPSTPMDGESILSKLDHEDIEERQLLIEYWGEGSEETYNPDCPWQAKDRLSLCSVDAECHCQDSWNNTYSCVRHMGNDLDLIYCRFKDRENFAEAYDLSEDLYQMKNVAFEMLPSVRAKYDLAIVNLTECVGETCKRIY; this comes from the exons ATGGACCGTACAACATCAATATCACTGCTTTTGCTCTCTTTTGTGGGTGGTTTCGTCCATTGTGAACGCCCTAATTTTGTACTCATCGTGACCGATGATCAGGATATTATGCTGAAAGGAATG AATCCAATGGCCAAAACTCAACAGTTAGTAGCAAATCGTGGAGCTACTTTCGTGAACGCT TTCACCACCTCGCCAATTTGTTGTCCATCACGGAGTGCCCTACTGTCGGGTCAGTACGCGCACAATACAAAAACCTTCAACAACTCCGAGAGCGGTGGCTGTTATGGAACGCATTGGCGCGAAAAAGTGGAACCGGAAACGGTTGCCGCTCTGCTGGAGAGATCTGGCTACAGTACGTTCTACGCTGGGAAATATCTGAACGAATATCATTCTGACCGGGTGCCATCAGGTTGGACGCAGTGGTACGGACTGCATGGAAATTCCAGATATTACAATTACACCTTGAACGAAAATGGGCAGATTAAATTTTACCAAGACGAATATTTAACTGACCTtttg AAAACTCGTACCCTGGAGTTCATCACTTCAATCGACGCTACCAAAACGCCATTTTTTGCCATGGTAGCTCCGCCAGCTCCTCATGCTCCGTTCACCGCTGCAGACAGACACCATCATCTCTTCCCAGACGTGGAAGcgttgaaaactaaaaatttcaaccTCCCATGCGGTCCACTAG AAAAGCACTGGCTCCTGACGATGCCACCAGTGCtgtcaaaaaaaactctcaccTATTTGGACACCATCTACCGAAACCGGTGGCGCTCTCTAATGGCCGTTGACGAACTCGTCGAGGCCGTCATCTCTCTGCTCGAATCCAAGAATCTCCTTAACAACACGTACATCTTCTACACCTCGGACAACGGCTACCACATTGGCCAGTTCAGCCTGCCGTACGACAAGCGCCAACCGTACGAAACCGACATCCGGGTTCCGTTCCTCGTGGCAGGTCCGAAGATCGCTCCGAAAAGTTTGGTCAACTCTCCGGTGGCGTTGATCGATATTGCGCCAACGATAGCGGAGCTAGCCCAGCTGCAACCGTCCACTCCGATGGACGGGGAATCTATTCTGTCGAAGCTTGATCACGAAGACATCGAAGAGCGCCAACTTTTAATCGAATACTGGGGCGAAGGCAGCGAGGAAACGTACAATCCAGATTGTCCGTGGCAGGCAAAGGACCGGCTGTCGCTTTGTTCCGTGGACGCCGAGTGCCACTGTCAAGACTCGTGGAACAATACCTACAGCTGTGTTAGACACATGGGTAACGATCTGGATCTGATCTACTGTCGGTTCAAAGATCGCGAG AACTTTGCTGAAGCCTACGACCTGTCCGAGGATTTGTACCAGATGAAGAACGTAgcgtttgaaatgttaccatCGGTGCGGGCCAAATACGACCTTGCAATAGTAAATTTAACTGAGTGTGTTGGCGAAACGTGTAAAAGAATTTATTGA